A single Dermacentor albipictus isolate Rhodes 1998 colony chromosome 3, USDA_Dalb.pri_finalv2, whole genome shotgun sequence DNA region contains:
- the mRpL48 gene encoding large ribosomal subunit protein mL48 — protein sequence MNRAGVSALLQLTSRALRTHVSSVRSIMKYHEPEYLQYLKPPLPVHEGLINVQLKGYDFTVLENNARKVAKIATMLGIRVSECWATPLESMAISTYTPQSTTVEDTFKLNVYERNIQVSELPGVMAPIFLEAVQHSLAEGVRLSMHRHLPEHEEIRYVPDLELEELQRQLDEIVNPSTSKHVKKPF from the exons ATGAACAGAGCTGGAGTGTCG GCCTTATTACAGCTCACAAGTAGGGCTTTAAGAACTCATGTTTCCAGTGTAAGGTCGATCATGAAGTACCACGAACCAGAATACCTTCAG TATTTGAAGCCGCCGCTACCAGTGCACGAAGGGCTTATTAACGTCCAGCTGAAAGGTTACGACTTCACCGTGCTCGAGAACAATGCCAGAAAAGTGGCTAAAATAGCTACGATGTTGGGGATTCGGGTTTCAGAATG CTGGGCTACCCCTTTGGAATCAATGGCGATCTCTACGTATACACCACAGAGCACTACAGTTGAAGACACGTTCAAGCTGAACGTTTACGAGCGAAACATTCAG GTGTCCGAACTGCCGGGGGTCATGGCGCCGATTTTCCTGGAGGCCGTCCAGCACAGTCTGGCCGAGGGCGTCCGGTTGAGTATGCACCGGCACCTACCCGAGCACGAGGAGATTCGCTACGTGCCAGACCTAGAGCTGGAGGAGCTGCAGAGGCAGCTGGACGAGATCGTCAACCCATCCACGTCCAAGCACGTCAAGAAGCCGTTCTGA